One Aggregicoccus sp. 17bor-14 genomic window, GCTCGAGGAGCTGCTCGCGCCGCTGAGCGAGATTCCCCACGTGGAGATGATCCGCATCGGCACGCGCATCCCGGTGTGCCTGCCGATGCGCGTCACCGATGCGCTCGCGCGCACGCTGCGCCGCTACGCGCCGGTCTACGTGGTGACGCACTTCAACCACCCGAAGGAGATCACCCCCGAGGCGCGCGAGGCCTGTGAGCGGCTCGTGGACCACGGGGTGCCGGTGGAGAACCAGGCCGTGCTCATGCGCCGCCTGAACTCGGATGCGCGCATCATCAAGGAGCTGTCGCACCGGCTCCTGCGCATCCGCGTGCGCCCCTACTACCTGCACCAGATGGACGTCGCCGAGGGCTGCGAGCACCTGCGCACGCCCATCGCCAAGGGCGTGGAGATCCTCGAGCAGCTGCGCGGCCACACCACGGGCCTCGCCGTGCCGCACCTCGCGGTCGACCTGCCGGGTGGCGGCGGCAAGGTGACGCTGCAGCCCGACTACGTGGTCGAGCGCGGCGCCTCCCAGACCGTGTTCCGCAACTTCAAGGGCGAGCGCTACGCGTACCCGGAGCCCGAGGAGACGGACTGCAGCTGCCCCTACGAGGAGACCTGGCAGCGCCAGGCCGCCTCACTTCCCCGGCGGTAGCGCCTCGCCGGAGGGCTCGGCGGGGGGCTCGATGGGAATGGGCGTCCCGTACTCGATCGGGATCTCTCCACCCCCGGCCGCCTCTTCGGGGGGCGTGAGGTCCACCGGCGTCCCGTAGTCGATCTCGATCTCGCCGGGCGCCGTGCGCTGCGGCGGGCGGGGTGCCGCAGGCGCCCTCAAGCCCTCGAGCGTGGACTCCATGCGCGCGTGCTCCTCGCGGCTGAGCCCTGCCGTCGCACGGGCGTAGGTCTTGGCGTCCACGCCCTCGCGCCGCTGCGCTGCCTCGGTGGCCGCCGCCTGCTCTGCGATCACCTGACGGCGCTCCTCCGCGCTCATCTCGGACGGCGGCCGGTGCCCATGGGCGGCATCGACGCGGGCGAGTGCCTTCTCCTCCTCGAAGCGCACGCGCGCGAGCTTCTCCGGCGTGAGCGGCTCCTGCGCCCGTGCGGCGGGCACGACGCAGAGCGCGAGGGCGGCGGCGAGCAGGGCGTGGCGCACCACGAAGGCCTCCAGGAGAAGGGCAGAACCCCACTCTAGGAACGCCGCGGCCGCACCCACAATGCCCTTCGAGCCTCGAGAGGCGCCGTGAGGCTTCAGCGTCGAGGCGCGCTCACCCGCGCGGGAGGCTCGGGCGGACGGTGCAAGGTGTACCAGGCGGTGAGCGCGAGCAGCAGCGCCACCGCCAGGCGCCTCAGCCACTCGTTGCGGCGGTGCTGGGGAGAGCGCAACTCCTGCTCCTCGGCCGCCGCGAGCTCGGCGCGAACCGCGGCCGCGTGCTGCTTCAGGTGCCGTGCGCCCACGGCTCCCGGGGCGACGCGCCCGCCCTCGAGCGCGCGCACGAGCCGCGCGGCCCAGCGCGGCTCTTCGGCATCCGGAACCCGCACGGGCGCGGCGGCGACCAGCGCCGCCTCGAGCGCGAGGCACGCCCGGAGCAGGTGCACCGCGAGCGCCTCGGGCGAGCTGCCGTAGAGCCCCGCGCACGCCTCCACGCCCTG contains:
- a CDS encoding KamA family radical SAM protein yields the protein MEAQFPSSRAPASPASARHPLFADVSASDWGDWRWQMRHAVKSLEALERYVPLTADERAGVQETQAIFRMGISPYYLSLIDREHPFCPVRMQSIPARAEARVRPGELADPLGEDKTRPEEAIVHKYPDRVLFLALDTCSVYCRHCTRRRITKGGEAELSKEQMRRGIEYIRRHPEVRDVLISGGDPFLLTEARLEELLAPLSEIPHVEMIRIGTRIPVCLPMRVTDALARTLRRYAPVYVVTHFNHPKEITPEAREACERLVDHGVPVENQAVLMRRLNSDARIIKELSHRLLRIRVRPYYLHQMDVAEGCEHLRTPIAKGVEILEQLRGHTTGLAVPHLAVDLPGGGGKVTLQPDYVVERGASQTVFRNFKGERYAYPEPEETDCSCPYEETWQRQAASLPRR